A window of the Branchiostoma lanceolatum isolate klBraLanc5 chromosome 13, klBraLanc5.hap2, whole genome shotgun sequence genome harbors these coding sequences:
- the LOC136447751 gene encoding alpha-N-acetylgalactosamine-specific lectin-like: MRREICYKAYNTENTLNEAAVTCREDGGNLAMPRDAATNAFLMSLYKSVHDNAFFWFGLRDQREEGNWEWVDGSALGMYNSWAPGQPNNYGDNEYCAYYSRYPSREDTTSIGDSRHSQHHCAQLSDHLQ, from the exons ATGCGGCGTGAAATCTGCTATAAGGCTTACAACACGGAGAACACCTTAAACGAAGCGGCCGTGACCTGTCGCGAAGACGGCGGCAAcctcgccatgccccgtgaCGCTGCGACCAACGCCTTCCTTATGTCCTTGTACAAGTCCGTGCACGACAACGCGTtcttctggttcggcctgcGCGATCAGCGCGAAGAGGGAAACTGGGAATGGGTGGATGGCTCTGCCCTTGGGATGTATAACTCCTGGGCTCCAGGACAACCGAACAATTATGGGGACAACGAATATTGCGCTTATTACTCCAGATACCCATCCCGGGAGGACAC TACGTCCATAGGCGACAGTCGGCACTCTCAACACCACTGTGCACAGCTCTCCGACCATCTGCAATAA